A single Candidatus Dojkabacteria bacterium DNA region contains:
- a CDS encoding NUDIX hydrolase yields MKELHACGVIIKNGKILLTQRPLTDYSEPGKWNPINETVEEGESPDIAVVRGAKEEVGLKFTITKVFKPITFVDPDTYIFIGIGKGKIVPQESEVAQFGWFSFTEAQKLEYAYNYDKLIEDLHMSDLL; encoded by the coding sequence ATGAAAGAATTACATGCATGCGGAGTCATAATAAAAAATGGAAAGATATTACTAACTCAACGACCACTAACAGACTATTCTGAACCCGGGAAATGGAATCCCATAAATGAGACTGTCGAAGAAGGCGAATCCCCAGATATTGCCGTTGTCAGAGGTGCCAAAGAGGAAGTTGGCCTAAAATTTACAATCACAAAGGTCTTTAAGCCAATTACCTTTGTAGATCCAGACACATATATTTTCATAGGCATCGGCAAAGGGAAAATAGTTCCCCAAGAAAGTGAAGTCGCACAGTTTGGCTGGTTTTCGTTTACAGAAGCTCAAAAACTGGAATATGCGTATAACTACGACAAGCTGATAGAAGATTTGCATATGAGCGACTTACTGTAA